The DNA sequence CCTCACCCCGCTCCTCACGGCCCTTCCTGCCTCACCCCGCTCCTCACGGCCCTTCCTGCCTCACCCCGCTCCTCACGGCCCTTCCTGCCTCACCCCGCTCCTCACGGCCCTTCCTGCCTCACCCCGCTCCTCACGGCCCTTCCTGCCTCACCCCGCTCCTCACGGCCCTTCCTGCCTCACCCCGCTCCTCACGGCCCTTCCTGCCTCACCCCGCTCCTCACGGCCCTTCCTGCCTCACCCCGCTCCTCACGGCCCTTCCTGCCTCACCCCGCTCCTCACGGCCCTTCCTGCCTCACCCCGCTCCTCACGGCCCTTCCTGCCTCACCCCGCTCCTCACGGCCCTTCCTGCCTCACCCCGCTCCTCACGGCCCTTCCTGCCTCACCCCGCTCCTCACGGCCCCTCCTGCCTCACCCCGCTCCTCACGGCCCTTCCTGCCTCACCCCGCTCCTCACGGCCCTTCCTGCCTCACCCCGCTCCTCACGGCCCTTCCTGCCTCACCCCGCTCCTCACGGCCCTTCCTGCCTCACCCCGCTCCTCATGGCCCTTCCTGCCTCACCCCGCTCCACACGGCTCCCTGACACTTTCCTGACATCAGCCTTGGGAGGCTTAGCACCACATAGCGTGtccacacatcaccacacatgTGCTGTTAACTCATGAAACCAAGGTCTAAAGGCACCGGATTGGATGTCCCCCCCACACAACCGTTTTCAACATTCTCACCAGCCCTGGGGGTTAGAGGTTAAATTAGCCACTGCAGCATATAGTCCCACCTTTAGAAGAGTGGAAATTGCGGAGTGGATGATCTAGCACCTGTAATGCTTCCGTGTTGTCAGTGGGATTATATGTTTTGACTAGTTTGTTATAGCTGCTGTTTTGTAATCCGGTGACTCTTTTTCTCCCCTCGCTCATAGACTATGCACGACTTTGAATACCTCAAACTCCTAGGAAAAGGCACTTTTGGCAAAGTGATCCTGGTGAAGGAGAAGGCCACAGGACGCTACTATGCCATGAAAATCCTGAAGAAGGAAGTAATCGTAGCGAAAGTGAGTACAGGCCACTGACCGTTACAGGAAGcatgagtgcgagagagagagcatgggggCGATCATGGATAACTAAACGGCATCCATTGTGGGAGTTGCACAAACACTCTTTGTGATCTCTTTCAGGATGAAgtggcacacacactcacagaaaaCCGAGTGCTCCAGAATTCCAAGCATCCGTTCTTGACGGTGAGAGACCCCTCCATCCATTCCATACACTTAACCCAAACTCTCCTCTGGCCACAAAGACTCTGAGGAGCCACTCTACTTCAGCCTGGGAGCTTCCATGCAGGGGGAGATGCTGAATCTGTGCTGGGAGAGTTTGAGCATTTGTTTACAAACACAGCAATAGACTTGGCCTCTATTGAGGACACCAGACCTTTCATTGTCAGTTAACCACCTTTCTCAAAGTCTGTGATGGCTCACAATGTCAAACTCTTCCACGTTAAGTGGTAATACATGCAGCTTGTGTTCATCCCACTGTGATGAATGGGCAGTTGGCACACAACAGTAATATCCCAAAGGCAGATATCACATCAACAAAGACTCGGGTTTCTTTTGGAGAACTTGCAAGCTTATTTATTCATTGATTGCAGTTAAAGTTATTAGTGTATATCTCCAGGGCCTGAAatactccttccagactcatgaCCGGTTGTGTTTCGTCATGGAGTATGCGAACGGCGGAGAGGTGAGCTTTTTAAACTGTCAATAACACCTGACACACAAGATCCAATTTAGCTAGTAGTAGCCAATAACGCCTCCCACCCCTCCTTCTGTGTACGCTcaccctgttccctctgtctgctttccctctctccctccttccctcgctTCCTCCCTCATCTAGCTGTTCTTCCACCTGTCCCGGGACCGGGTGTTTTCTGAGGAGCGGGCTCGGTTCTATGGGGCGGAGATAGTGTCAGCACTGGACTACCTGCATGCTGAGAGGAACGTGGTCTACAGAGACCTGAAGGTAGGTGTTGGAACACAGTCAGTCCCCGACCGGGATATAAATAGTGTCCGCCAGGGGCGCATCGATCTACCTCCCCCTGATTCAGGCCTCACTGCAGCTGGAAACTTAGGCCCATACCTCCTCTTATGACAGAAGGAGTAGAATAACCCACATATCCGACTGGACAGCTGTTCCACtcgtttattttaattttattttcaCCATTAATGTAAATGGGCAACAATTAGACATTTTGTATTTTGGAAAGTGTGTAAGAGTATTGAGTCATCTTTTACCCCGGCATCAAACTTATTCTGTAAAGCTGCAATTTTTTCCTACCAGAAGCAAGAGGCCAGTACAAAAACTCAGTGAACTGTATTCATAGCGTAAGCACAGAGGTAGTATATGACTGTTTtttaggagggaggggaggcaggcatctgtagccctgtttcttccagctgatgaaactataccagccaggtcagcaTAGCCCCCCTCCCTCCTCGTTCCCCCCTCCCTGTGATCTTCCCATGGGTTTATGAGGCAGGCTTCCAACCTGCTAAGGTTCTCCTGAAAATGCCATGGTAGCAGTATTGGAGGATGTGCTGACTCTGGCCTGGTGCTGCTGGTCACGTGTGAGCTACAGATGCCAGGTGACGTTTACTGAGAGGACACTGATATTAAAAGGCAATGCATCGCTAACTCATTCCTCTGAGCTGAAGCCAAATCAGCTGGGCCTCAATCACACACCTCACATAGTCACTCTCCCTGCTGATGCAGATACTtcctgtctcattctgtctcctcccctcagcTGGAAAATCTGATGCTGGACAAAGACGGACACATACAAATCACTGACTTTGGACTGTGTAAGGAGGGGATCACAGACGGGGCCACCATGAAGACCTTCTGTGGGACACCAGAGTACCTGGCCCCAGAGGTAGTGTATTCTCACTGTAATCACCAATATGGGGGTCATTAAATCTTATCATTTTGAGTCAATAAAGATGTAGCCTTTGGAGCACAAACCATGTGGCCTTCTTCCTCTTCAGATGTTTAGAATTTGACGTTGTGAAAAGACCTGATGTTTCACACACTTTTGACATGTTCTTGTTAGTACACTGTATCAACTTTGAGTTGAAATCAACTGAACAGAATAAAGTCACATAATTGCTAAGTACCTGAAAGGATTAACAGACTAAATACTGTTTGAAGAGAGGAACTGTGGTGCAGAGAATATATCCCACTACACACAACATCATAAATGTATGTTGTCGGGCATATTGTTAAGGCATACAAGCTATGTGgaagagtggctttgggacagcTGTTCCTAAATGCCTGTCTAATCTTCAGTATAAGACATGGAGCTAATGAGTCTGCAGTGTGACAAGGGCAGGGCAGGGTGTGCCCATATTTGTTGGTTGAGAGGACAGGGGTGTGGCTGCTCCCCATTGCGTGCAGGTGTGACGTGTGTTTGAGTGGTGTGTATGTAACGCGATAGGGCATTGTGTGTGTGATAGCCCTCTTGCCGTAGGATTTCTTTCTCCGGGAGAAGGGTGCCCATGTTGACACAGTTGCCGGCTCGTTGTTTTTAGCCGCCATTTGGAATTTGCTTGGGGGGGGGTTGCAGTGCCTCAGGGAACGTTGCAGTGCCTCAGGGAATGTTGCAGTGCCTCAGGGAACGTGAGCTTCCACCCCTGGAGAAAAGTCCCCATTGGCTGCAGCTGCTTCTAGAATCTCAAAGTGCATACAATTAaagttaaaatatatatttttttaaaaatgttaaagAACacaaatttatatatatatatatatatcataaaaGCAACAATCAAAATATAGGATGAAGGGTAGGCCAGCCAATAAAGATAAGTCTTAAGGCTTGCTTTAAAAGCCCCAACCGTCTGAACACCACTGTTCAGGATGCCTATCCTGACCTGGGAAAAGCCAGGGCCACGCACGTTGTCCTTACTTCACTTCTCCTCAGTAACATTCTCCCATGGCGCTTTCACCTGACATCTTCATCTCTCTTCGAGGACCGTCCTGATCTAGGGCATAGTCTACAGTAGCTATCATCACAAAAACCAACCAGCGCATGAATGACTATTTCATCATAATGTCCCCCACTCACACTAGGGCCAGCAAAAGGCACATGATAAGTAAAAGGGATGAACATAATGTGTTCATATAACTTCATGTTTTATGTGGGGTATGTTAGAAATTAAAGACAACCTCCATTAACTGGACCCCCCCATATTCACCCCCAGCTCTTCCTCTGTCATTCTATACACAGTAACATTCTACCCTATAACAGCCCCAGCTCTTCATCTGCCATTCTGTACACAGTAACATTCTACCCTATAACAGCCCCAGCTCTGCTAGACTCCAGCAGCGGAGACATCAGGGGGCGTTTCCGTGGAGACAGGGTCGCCGCAGAGCGTCTCTATGGAGCCAGGGCCAGGCAGTGTTACAGGTTGTTCTGCAGTAAACAATGACCTTGTTGTGTGTGCTGCATAGGAATCTTGTAACGTCTGGGAATATTCCACAGGCCAGGAGCCCAGCACTGTAAACCTTCCTCTAGAGAACACCCATGGAACCAGTTTCACTTAAGCCACTGTGAAATAGGGTCGTTTTATAGAAACATTGGAACAGTAATGACTGAAGTTGAATTGGGGAAGTTATGAACAAGGAAGttaaggagagggaagggaatcaCATAATGTGAGCTAGTGATGTGTTTGAGAGAGGGACGGTAGCTGTGTTTAGAGGGAGAAAAAGGGCCAGAGTAAGATGGAGAGTAGTATCAAGTGGAGGATATTTCTCTTCCCCTCCTCACTCCACTCTGCACTGTGCTGTCCTTGGGGCCAGTGTAACAGAGTCGGTTCAGGCAGCCCTGGTTACTTGTGAGGGATGAGCTTGGCTCCTGTGGTCCTGGCAGCTCCACAGCTGTGGCGctctcctacatactgtatatggggCAGCTGCAGACCCAGCTGTCTCACGGTGTGAATCGCACGACAGCAGCGCTGGAAATAGAGACGGTCCAGTAATCCTAGCACCGTGCCGGCTTCAGGTTACCCCTGCCCGCCGAGGCCTCCTCGCCCCTAACCGCAGCGCCAAGCAGCGTgcccctcagacacacacacacgccgccCACCCACGCGCACAAAACACACTCCGGTTTTGTTCTATTTACGGCCACGTCCGTCCATCTGTTCTGCCTGCCTCCTCTTTCTGGGTCTGTGTACCTTCATGTCCATATTTAATTATATTAGGCTGCCCCCTTACCTATGAATCTATTCCTGGACCGGTCTATCTCACCTCGTATAACCTTTTGATGTTTTAAAGAACAGCTGTTCTCAGTGACTTGATTTCACTTACAACATCCTTCCGGTACTGTTGACCCAACGACACATCCCAGAAGGCCTTTTATAGTAACAAATGGAAGAGTGTACTGACGTTCAACAGGTTACCCCAGTTGGTCAGCACAAAGCTGAAGCTTGATTAGAACGTGTGAACATGTCATCTTCCATGGTGTGTGAGCCTCCATCTAAATGACTACgggctgtggtgtggtgtggttggatATAGAGTGCATTCGGGATGTTGGTGTGTACTGCAGACCTCTGGTGATTAAATATGCAGGACTCCCGGGGAAATTCTATCCCTGCTCCTATTGTGAGATGTGAGTCAGTGCTTGCTGTGGCTGGTCAGAAAGCCcagactgggggggggggggcactggCCTTAGGGTTCTTTAAACAGCCTGGAGAGCTGCTGACCTCACTACTCACCTAATGTCCATCCACTTAGCTAATAGATAGGTTTCAGAGATCTAAACCAAGAATGTATATGTGTCTCTTTTGATGCCGTCATAGGGCTGACCGTACATTTGAACTCCTGCGAGCCCTAGTATTGTCCTTGTACTGTCCTGTATGCTTCCAGGTATGATTGTGTAATTGTCCATAGTGGTATTAGTAAAGCTGTATTCTATTGAGTtgtggttgtcctgtgttgtctagGTTCTGGAGGACAATGACTATGGCCGGGCGGTGGACTGGTGGGGTCTGGGCGTGGTCATGTACGAGATGATGTGTGGTAGGCTGCccttctacaaccaggaccaCGAGAAGCTGTTTGAGCTCATCCTCATGGAGGACATCCGTTTCCCACGCACCCTGGGCCATGAGGGCAGGTCCCTGCTCTCAGGCCTGCTCAAAAAGGACCCCAAGCAGCGGTAAGTAggcctctcctcccttctcattCCAACCAAAAAGGCCTCTAGTTACTCCTGTCCATTTGGTCCCTGTGTCTTTCAGGTTAGGTGGTGGACAGAATGATGCTAAAGAGATCATGCAGCACAAATTCTTTGCTGGGATTGAATGGCAAGATGTTTATGAGAAGAAGGTAAATCGGTGTAACATTTTCCATTACTTCAGAGAACAACCAATAGATTTGACCAGGCCTGCAAATGTCGAAACTATCTGACAGGACAGATGTGCCAATGTGCTCCAtgatgtcctctcttctctcacagCTGGTCCCGCCTTTTAAGCCGCAGGTTACCTCCGAAACAGACACGCGGTATTTTGACGAGGAGTTCACAGCACAGACCATCACTATTACACCGCCCGGACAAGGTACTACCTCACCCACTGCCACTGTATCGTTACAGGAGACACACACCAGACTCTCATCACAGAGAACAGAATTACAAGCCCAAATAGACGATCATCATACTAATGTTTTTCACTGACTCACTGGACCGGAATGCTTTTGTTTAAATTGTGATGATCATAGTCTGACTCAGTAAGAATAAACTGGGGACACACGTGGTTCAGAATGTCATTACTGTTGAGAATACGACAACCACTTACCGAGTTTCAGAATCTCAGACATTTCTATCCCCCTCTTCAGAGATCTTCTGAAAATGTTGATTTTAAACTGAACTTGAAATTGTTTTTATCATGGCTCCAAAAGTAATTGTTTATTTTGAGGTGGGTTTACAGAATTTCAGTGTCCCAAACGAAAACCCCAAGCTGATCTACATGGTTTAGTTTTAGATAGAATGTTGATCGAGGACTGTAATATTCTTTCTCTTGTTGTCAGACTTATGAGAGAATGCCCCTTGTTTCTACTTTAAATGCAGTCCTATCTTTGCTTACTATCAGACTGCCTAGGACATGTAAGTTTTGGGTACTCCCAGTAGATTTAAACCTATTAATTGAACAACCATTTTAAAAGGTGCACTCCGTAAGAGTTCCACGTGCAAATAGCCCTTGATGTAGATGATACTGTAtatctatctgtactgtagtAGTCAAGGAATTAAATCCCACgagagaaataaataaaagttTGAACATCATTTAGAGGTATAGATTGCACTCTCAAAGGTGAGTATTGAACTGAGAATGG is a window from the Oncorhynchus keta strain PuntledgeMale-10-30-2019 chromosome 35, Oket_V2, whole genome shotgun sequence genome containing:
- the LOC118368360 gene encoding RAC-alpha serine/threonine-protein kinase-like isoform X2 gives rise to the protein MKTERPKPNTFIIRCLQWTTVIERTFHVETPEEREEWTKAIEAVADSLQKEEEEMMDSSPDPMDMEMYLTKPRLKVTMHDFEYLKLLGKGTFGKVILVKEKATGRYYAMKILKKEVIVAKDEVAHTLTENRVLQNSKHPFLTGLKYSFQTHDRLCFVMEYANGGELFFHLSRDRVFSEERARFYGAEIVSALDYLHAERNVVYRDLKLENLMLDKDGHIQITDFGLCKEGITDGATMKTFCGTPEYLAPEVLEDNDYGRAVDWWGLGVVMYEMMCGRLPFYNQDHEKLFELILMEDIRFPRTLGHEGRSLLSGLLKKDPKQRLGGGQNDAKEIMQHKFFAGIEWQDVYEKKLVPPFKPQVTSETDTRYFDEEFTAQTITITPPGQEDSMESFDSERRPHFPQFSYSASGTA
- the LOC118368360 gene encoding RAC-alpha serine/threonine-protein kinase-like isoform X1, which codes for MTDVAIVKEGWLHKRGEYIKTWRPRYFLLKTDGTFIGYKERPQHVEALETPLNNFSVAQCQLMKTERPKPNTFIIRCLQWTTVIERTFHVETPEEREEWTKAIEAVADSLQKEEEEMMDSSPDPMDMEMYLTKPRLKVTMHDFEYLKLLGKGTFGKVILVKEKATGRYYAMKILKKEVIVAKDEVAHTLTENRVLQNSKHPFLTGLKYSFQTHDRLCFVMEYANGGELFFHLSRDRVFSEERARFYGAEIVSALDYLHAERNVVYRDLKLENLMLDKDGHIQITDFGLCKEGITDGATMKTFCGTPEYLAPEVLEDNDYGRAVDWWGLGVVMYEMMCGRLPFYNQDHEKLFELILMEDIRFPRTLGHEGRSLLSGLLKKDPKQRLGGGQNDAKEIMQHKFFAGIEWQDVYEKKLVPPFKPQVTSETDTRYFDEEFTAQTITITPPGQEDSMESFDSERRPHFPQFSYSASGTA